The Xiphophorus maculatus strain JP 163 A chromosome 5, X_maculatus-5.0-male, whole genome shotgun sequence nucleotide sequence tgttaatattttgtctATTCCAAAGAATTTCctcattctttaaaaatattgttttgctcactttaattaaaaactttagaaaaaaaaaggattttcactTTGCCTTGTTTGTATGTCTCATTGTCTCCAGTAAGTCGGAGGTATGATCCTGTTTGTCTACAAAAATTTCTCTCAATCCATCCCTATTTCTAAACTGGCATATAAAGGTTTTATGAGTAGTCAGGTTTATAGAACAGAGTGGCCCAGTACGATTGTCCTAGGACGTCAGTATCCCATGAGGGTATCACTTATGTGTTTAACTATGTAGTAAATAGTAAAACCATGACAAATTGTAATTTCAGGGGACGTGCCTTCAGATAATCCCCTGTCTTGTTAAAGGAGATGTTCTTGATGCTGTTAAGCAGAATAGATTcccaagcaaaaataaacaaaaaaacccacctgtgtttTGTATCCTACGTTAGTATTCATATTTGTCCAAAGTCTTTTACAGCAAAGATGCTTATCTCctggagttttattttgaatttatttgcttGAGCAGTTTAATGTGTAAACATACAGTGTCTTTAATGGTATAACATAAAGCTATTTACATTGTAGATTctcaaaattttttaaaggaggttctgaataaatatttgctaGTTTGTGGTGTTTGAATTAAATCAACATACACATTAACAACGAGTagttaataaatgtaatatcaTCAGTAAAGATATTTCCATTGGCAATACTTTGGCCTATATAAAAATATccatatttgcccatttatttaaaaaaaaatcattcgcATTCGTTTAAGactgtatatatattgttttaccTGGACAGGTAATTTAAATAATCTCGTGACAGGTTTTTAACAAAAAGCCCAAATAAAAACTgcggtttttatttttcatttaggcttttttttgtgtgtaaaatacTATAAAACAACTGCGACAGACTAGCGACCTgtctctcgcccggaacgttagctggagataggcgcCAAGTACACTAAGGGACAAAGGTGTACagaaaacggatggatggactatAAAACAATCTCGTGTCTACCCAAACCCCAGTCTCCCATTCACTGTGTAACCGTTACCAGGAAATGACGTCACCTAGCTACTAGCAGCGTCGTCTGTTTGTGCGCACTGGCGACCTGGCGTAGTTTCCGGTGGTTTTAGTATTTGTCAAGCGAAATGGGTAGAGTAGGACGCCTGATCTGTATACAACAGAAACGTTAAAACCTGTGCGCCGCAGTTCGACAGGTAAGACGCTACTTTGTTTTTTAGCTAAAGTAAACATCGTTGAGTTACCTACTATGGCCATGTCTGCCAACTGCTATATGTTTTAAGATGTTCAGATGTAGATTTTAGCTTTATCCcatgtaaaactttaaaatgtaagttACCTCTTGCAGTGGGTGTTGTAATCAGTGTCTGACATCTAGAAGCGCTAAATAACTTTATgttaacattttagttttattaagtCGTGTCAACTTTTTTGAAGCGTTTCTGCCGAACCTTGGTCTACAGGTTACATTATCCTAAATTTGAACAAGAGCAGTTTGTTACCAATATGGATAGAGTTTTACTTTAGCCATCACTTTGAATCGCATTTACCAGGATGGCTCAGTCCATCACCAAATTCTACAGTCATGATCAAAACCTTTGAGGCTGACAGAAATCAGTGTTTTAACACCAACTTTATATCACCACAGTTTTGTTACTGTGCTTTTGTAGGTTGCCATAAAGAGGGGTCAGCTAGGTTGTGGATAAatcaactgaaatgaaaaagagaGGGGGGTGTTTCCCCTGCATTTTAGCTCTGCCACAATATGGCTTGTAAAAAAATCAGAGCACAGTTTTGATAAGGACTGGGCAGCTGCTATCACTCTACTATTCACATTCAGCTAGAAGAGCAGAACGGTTTGCTTGTTAAAATGCCTGAGACTATTCTTTTCTCATGGTTACCTCCAAGGACAAATGCTTTCATCATCATTTTGCATAACGTGGCTTCAGAGGCAAGACAGAGGTTGGTAATGGTATTGCACTCAACAATTTATTGAATCATCCAGAACATTAAGGAGAGAGAGACTCAGTTGTTGGGCTACAAGGTCCCCAAGAAAGTACTGCAGGTACCAGGATTCAGCAAAGGGATTGGATCTCTAAAGATTAACATTGTGGCAAAGTTGTTTCAATTGACCTGCCTCTATCCAAAGAGAATACTTCAAAAAtggtttcctcttttttaaatatggtttttatttaatcacataCATACTACTTTTGTGGTAGTAGCTAGCAAACACATGAGGGGAAGGCAACACTTTCTAAATGTGTTGAAGTGTCATGCAAAGTTACTTAATctgtttcacataaaaaaaaaaactattccaACTTCAAATTAACATTGTGCTCACAATAACCTGCAGGTTCTGTCTTGGGGAAGGCTGCCATGTACACCTCTAGTGAACTGGAAGGGGAAGTGGACCACTCCTTTTTTGACAGTGATGGGGACTGTGGAAGAAATGttggagagaaaagagagaaggaCTTGAAGATGAAAAAGCGAATTTCAAGCACACTTCAGAGAGAATCTGTAAAACACTCTGGACATCTCGCTGTTGATCTGCACTCAAGGACTGAGAAGACAAAGAGACACTTGAAGGAAGTGGAAAACAAGAGTGGCAACAAAACTGATGCATCATCGATTTCTTTTATGCAGGATGAACCTATACATGAAGGCAAAGATGAGTTAAATCTGCACTCTAAAAGAGCCAGTGGAGCATTTATGACTATGCTAGCTGACATTCCAAATGATGGGGACAGCCAGAGACGGAATGACACGAGAAAAAGTGCCTTAGCTTTCCCAGCTAACTCAAATGAGCAATTACCTAGAAAACTGGTCAAAAATCAGCATCCCAAAAATTCTCCTCCCACTTCAAATGAGGCCAGCACCGACGCAGACTCAGAGAGTTCTGTCAGCAGTCAGAGAGGTATTTTAAATTCCTCTAACCTCTCCAAACCCACCAAGTCTTTTGTACGCCGTAAAACAAGAGGGACCAGACGAGGCTCAACTGAATCTCAGGATTTGCCTAACATGAGCACAGATGAGTCAGATGGCTCAGTGACAGATGTGAGTCCCCTGTCTTCTCCTGATTCTGGCTCACTCCAGTCATTAAGTTCAGAGGCTGAGAAAGAAGGTCATGAAGCGCAGCAGGAGCCGAAAACTCTCCCCTGCGGTGCCTTCAGCAACGTTCATCAAGCGGTGGACTCAAATCCAGATGTGAATGAGTGTGAGTAATGCTTGCTGTGTTCTACCTACCTGTGCATCGGTAGATGCACATATCTCAGTAGGTTTGTACTTGTGGGTTGGTGGGTTGAGCAGCATTGCGTGAGATGCTCAAAGCTGAGGATGTTGCGTAACCCCAGGATGCTTCGACTTGTCAGCTcgtgtctgctgtgttccttggactTCTTGATGCTGTTTGCAACATCCGAGGCCTTCATAGAACAGCAGGatttattctgactttaatttacacacaggtggactctatttacaAATTAGGGAACTCCTGAaagcaaattttatttgcattttagttAGGGATATATGAGATGAGGTTGAGTACAAAAGCATGCcagtttttgtattaaaaaaaatgtaatgaacaagtaaataaaacatgaataagtttgacaaatcatgacaaaatgtaaaaaagggaCTCTTGACTGAAAGACATGCCCTttgatgtacattttttttacttttatgttgttttttgcatgtgtattatttttcagttaacCCAGCAGAGCATTGTTCACAAGCATGTTAAACACACGAACTAGACAAATGTGCTTTCTCCTCCTTCAGGTTCGTCTGGGTTAGAAAGCCATCTTGAGCAGAAAATGGTGCTCCAGATTTCTGGAGGGATTGTTCGGAAGAACTTCTCATTTTCCAACAGTGAGGTCCGCCGCATTGATATTGAGAACAAGCGTCTCCTTCAGGCACTGTCAAATATTTCATCAGGGTCCAGAGcagaaaaattgtcaaaaaagaGCACTTGTCCACCCAAAGGCTCTTCAGTGACTTTTTACGCACATAATGCACAAAACAGGGACCGACAACAACGCCGCATTCAGCAAGAGAACCTGGTgagttgttttacattttgattgacatttttctgtcagtAACTGATTCActaagcaaacacacactcatAACCTTGTACTGTGTACAATGAATGCATGCATGTCTGTAGCTTGGCAACACCTGAGCTGATAACATCTAATTCAGCATCAACAGTTGCTGTCAAATAACACATGTTAAGAGTCTTGATGTCATAAACCTAATCATGTTTTAGTGTACActgatgttttgtgtttttactgggAGGATTCCAGTTAATTATCAAGCACGTCCTCTCTTACTTAATCATGTAAGCTGTTTGTCTGTAGCGCTAAAAAACAGAGTGGAATGGTGTTTTGACCTGTGTTATACTGCTGCCTGTTCAAAAATAATGCAGAGcaactttttcatttaatcaatcaatcacgtTTATTTGGATAGCACATTTCACCAGCTAGGCCGTTCAACGTGCTTTacataacaaaacacaaaattacacaGTTATGAAGAAAGCAACATAAAGTCAACAATTGAACAACCATTACATTAAAGTGTGTGACTGTTTCAAAACAGGGAGCTATGTAATTGTTCTAAGTTGTTCTCAAGAGATCTGTGTGCGCCTAGCAACACCCTGTGACTTTTCCTGGCCTCCACTGTATCTGCTGTTTTACCTCTAAATGAAATTCATTGGAGACACTTGAAGCCGTATCTTCACAGTGTTTATTATTGTACAGTCATTGTTCAGGCAGATGGTCCTGCTGTTCAGGCTGCAGGGTGCTCATTAATATAATTTACTTAAATGATTTGGAGGATTTTATCATGTTGACTATTAGTCACTACCTGACTCACCTTTCCACTGCAGCCAGCTCATTCTCACGACAGTGGAGTAGGGATCCCCTCTTAAATGTATCTTGCTGACtggatgttttacagtgtttaatCGTGATTTCATGAAATATATCCGTCATTAAGGTTTAGTTGGGGTTGGTCTGAGAACACACCCCTGAAAGCAGATACTGATGAACTTTGATAGCTTGCAGCAGGTGTCTGTCTTGCAGCCATACTACTGAGGAACATTATGAAACCTTTCTGCCTGCAGATTTTTCCAGTCTTCATATTTCTCCATCTATTTATTGTCTTATTTATCAATAACACTCACATTTAGATGATCAGCACTGTTAGAAAATCTGTCTGGATTGAATTAATTGCATGTAACTCACAGTGTGCTACAAAGTTATGATTCTTGATATTTTCACaggtttattacatttttcatatattcATAGTTGATCATAATTCTGGTTAAAGCTGTTAAAATAGGAGGCGCTTCAGTCGTTTTCAGGACAAACTGTTCACTCTGAAGTTCGTCTTGTGAGGAGTGCTTTTCGCCTCCTCTATTCTTAGAGTAGAGTAATTGAATCTGCCGTGTGGTCAGAGTATTCTCCGGCACATCACACTTGTAACACGcgtcatttagtttataaaaaactgaaaatgcgACTGGTTGATTAACTTTCAGGAGGTTTTTTAACTGTTATGTAAGTGCAATTGAATGAAAAATCTTATTCAATTTAATTCTCAGTTAATATGTAtatttaccgtattttccgcactataaggcgcaccttcaatggatgacctattttaaaacttttttcatatataaggcgcatagaacagacgctacagtagaggctggggttatgttatgcatccattagatggagctgcgctaaagggaatgttaaaacagtcagataggtcagtcaaactttattaatagattacaaaccagcgttctgaaaactctgttcattcccaaaatgcgtgactgatcgccttgagtttaaactctgcgtcgtaagcgtgtctcttaataggagccattttgggctctttacacaaacacacaaatggaaatgaaacgGCACGCTTCGTGCAGTCATATAtcccagcgtgcaccgcgcgcttcttcttctacaggggaaaatgaagtcagcggctgcttaccgtagttgcgagacctgttgtggctcaatattggtccatatataaggcgcaccggattataaggcgcactgtcggcttttgagaaaatggaagggttttaggtgcgccttatagtgcggaaaatacggtgtATATGTTTTTATGCTGGAGCTTATTGTAGTCTATACACATTGCTTGCCAAGAAACCTCATTGAGTAGTCTTGGTTTTTGTGGTATATCTGACCTAAAGCATACAATATTATGTCATGCAGTTGAGTTGACGCTTTTTGCCTGGTTTTTAATTCAAGttcatacaaaatatatttctgtatgttatgtttttttgcacataagttgcttttgcatgtttcttttaaaatattagataattttaaacaatttggcACAACAAATGTTGATTTAAGTGAAattgttttgctaattttaatttttcaaaatgatcatttaaaacacacacatacatactaTACCTGTGAATATCAGATGTATTACCTTGttgggaaaaaatacattttatgtctGTCAGacttatttgttgtgtttttcatgtttgcaACTAAGCTAAATGAATTATCTTGTCTTTTAATGGTCAGTGAAATAGCTGAGTCAGCATTTTAAAACTGGCTGTACACTAAACGCTGATAAGGAGTTGATTACTCCATTTAGGAACCTTATTTTAGTGATTTACTTAAATGAAACCTCAGTCATTCTTCAATGCACTAAAACTgttgtacattttacatttttaagtcaaTTGGTGTCCTAAAAAGTATTGCTTGTTAAAGctaaatgtaagaaaataaacaatggaTCCAGACTTTAGATCAGTTCTAAATGATCTGACGACGAGCCCAAATCCTACATCCGTCAACAATTTTAAGAACTACAGATGACTGTGAAGGCAGATGGTATTATTAGTAAAGCCGAAACAGATGAGAAGTAACACTCCAATGTAAAACTTATCTTATATAATggataaaaatgctaaatttacaTGGAAAGACACAAAAGTGGCTCATTATAATAATTTGTGCAAATAATACAACTGGATTGCGGTTTTTTAACTGTAATCAGTCAATTGCACAGTAAGCAGAATATTAAAATTGTAAGTATGACACAAAGGTCTTGATGTGTTTCACAGGTTTTCCTAAAGAGACTGCAATCCACCAAAGCCACACCTGGAATGAGGCGCGTCGATCAACTAGCAGATCACCAGCGGCTGACCTCAATGCCCAACTACAGGTCCTATAGTGGTGGGTCCAGCAGATTGCCCTGTGGTAAGTGCTTTTAAATCTGCAGAAGCTAAACTGCAaaacttttttaatgttaatatttttgtatatttcagGTACAGCAGAGTTCATTCAAGGTTCTCAGTTAAATGCATTGTTTTAGGAAGAGTTTACTTCTTATATGATCTTACCTTGTGAAAGTATTCCTTCTATTTGAACCTTCATTAGCATTTCACACATTAATTGCATTTACAGCAGAAAGTCTTTTGAGGTCCTTACCAGCTTTGCAGATCAAGAGGACACAACTTGTCAGTTGTGTTCTTTTGCTAAAAGCAAAGTCAGATTGGATGACTTTGActtagatctgaactttgactgggttCTTTTTAAACCTTAAAGGATAGTGTCCTGGGACTGTTGCAtatctgcttcaacacaccttaAACAGTGCGTTTATTGGTTGTCGTCTGCGGTACATCACTGTGTGCAGTCTAAAAGTTCAAGGAATgaagtttgacacctgtgctgtaAACCATTCCAGTGCAGCTGACTGTTTCTGACTCTGACTTTTTCCTGTCGGAAATATTTGTACAGAGTTTAAACAGAGATTGACTCTGTTTACTGGATAAGGGATTTAAGACAGTTGGTTGTATTGGATTGTACTTATCAGATTAACAGAGGTCTGAATAAAGACGGACATCACACTGTTGAActtcttttttacataaaaaaaaaaacatttttcagattttttcacttcataattatgcagtATTTTATGTTGGTGTTTGACACATTGAAGTTTGGtcataatataaacattttaaataccttcaagaataattaatatttctgcAAAGTACTTTGATCTGGTTTCATGAAGACCAAGTAAACTTCTGCAGAAAATATGATGTGAAGGTTTAGCTCAGACAGCATCACTTTCAAGGTAAATTTGCACCATTAAACGGCAGCTTTGCATCTATATATCTCTGCCTTCAGAACTCTGTATTTACTTTGAAGTACTCTAGTGTTGATTTTCAATCAAAGAAAAAGAGGATCAGCATGTGGTAGTGAGCAGCAGTTCTCTTAAACTGATACTGCAGGTTTTTTGCACGTCTGGGCTGCAGCTTCCACAAACAGAGCAGTTTGGAGCAGCTGCAAGCTCTTATTGGGACTCACTTGTTCATTTATAAGTAAATTGCTTAATCTTCCTGTTTCCGTCATTTCATAGCCTTTTAATTTCAGCTGTGCGTTTTTACTATGGTGCAAAAAATCAATACTtaagttgtaataataaaatgagtTGGTAAAGCCTGTGTGCTAAATGACTCACTTGTTACAAAACAATTGCTGTTTGTGTCTGAGTTTCCTAAGGGAATTCCTCTTGTTTTCCTCTCAGCGTTAATAAGACCCGGTCCAGTCATCTCCAGTGCAGCTCTCATTAACACCTACACCAGAAGGACATCTGTTCCTGGGTCAAGCACACGAAGTACTAGCAGTCCAGCCTGGCGTTAAGACCTCTGCTAATAAAGAGcaatttctttccttttcagcatatgactttcactttttgaTGTTGATTAATTTCTACAGTGCAAAGCTTAGAacatatttatgcttttattattattttatgtaatttactcatgctgtttgttttctgctcttcaACTATTTATCCATTTATGTTTTGATATCAAAGCCATTTGTAAATAACAACACTTACTTTAACCTTTTAATTCAGTCAGAAATCTTggctttaaaatgttaactgaTGCTGTGGTTTGATATTGTCTGCAgagtaatttttaaacaataaagtgCAAATATGTTTTGGTATTTGTTACTGTTTACACGTGTGTGATTTGTGAtctaataaaacattgttttaaaccaGAATAAAGGAATTGCGTATTCATTTTTGGTTTATCCTGCTGACTGTTGAAGAAAAGAAGTCAAtaattttattgcagaaaaggCCATAACAATGGAGACGCAGAGCAGTTACGTTTTCTCATTTATGTGATGCAGTCTATCTTAAGAATATCCACGCTCCTTGAACATTAAACTACAAAACTCAATGTGTTTTAATTgtatgtaatagaccaacataaagtagcatGATTCATGAGTTTACaaatgctttacaaataaaaatctgaaaagagtgACATACATAGTTATAAGCGCCTTTACTTTGAAGTAAGGTACTTTGATACCTTCAAAGTAAAATGAGTTGCTTTCGGAAATCACCTGTCATGTAATCTTATGTCTTCATCATCAGGAAGGCTAAGAACCACATGACACGTCAGGGACAAAGTTGTGGAGGAATTTAAAGCGTAGGTTATGAAATAATATCCCTACCTTTAGAGATCCTATGGAGTACTGCTCAGTTGATGATTTAGCAGTGCACATCAGCCACAGTAAAGCATTGTGATAAAATAGCTGAGTTTTGATATGTGAGGGCATGACACATTTTAGACTTCCCAACAATGTTGTCATGGTCTATCACACAAATTGTACATAATGTGggaattgcaaaataaaattaaggtgTGTCAGTACTTTTGCAGGGCTCCTCTTTTGGGACCTTGTTTCAATGAAGACACCAGGAAAACCACAGTTGGCAATAAATGGTGTATTCACCATAACCTTTTCAATAATTAGGCAGCTGGGTCGGGGCACACTTGCTCCATAAATACTTTGTTACTGGTCTTCACATCAGTAACAAAGTAACCCAAACATACTAGGGAAAAGTGGTGCTTTTAAGGACAACAGAGAGACTGGAGTATAGACTGAGTCTTTATtcttaataaattaatgtttaaggTGGTCACAGCATATCATAAGGGCCTCGGCCCCTCCTTAACACTAACAGGAGGAACGTTTGGCCTGTATCATAATCTGTTATCACATCACGTCCACCAGCTGTTGAAACCTAGAGACTTCCTTTTAGCAGATGGTTGATTATGTTATATATACACATTTCTGATGAGGCATAAACCCAGGTCAAGTACACCTATCCGATCTCCCCCAGCTGCTGCACAGGAAACATAGCCTACAAACCCAGATTCTTATTTCACAAGGTCGGTGTCACcatatcacaaaaaaaataatgaacaaagaATGGATTTCCTTGAGGTTTTGGGAGAGTGTGCTTATTTGGTGAACTTCTTGATCTCGTCATACAGCACCAGCACAAAAGCACCACCCATGCCTCTGATCACATTGGACCAGGCTCCCTTGAAGAAGGCCCGACCTCCCTCATCTTTGAGGATCTTCTTCCAGCAGTCAATTGTGCCCTTGTACATAATATCAGCTGTGGGAATTCAAACATCACCATTAATATCCACATAATGGTGTGTAATTCTCCCGTTGTTGTTATGCGTAAGGAACGTTcacaagaaaaagagaaacttacCTCCTTTACGTCCTGACTGCATCATCATGCGACGTCTGACGGTGTCAAAAGGATATGAGACGAGACCTGCTACAGCCGTGACAGTCTGGGCGATCATCCAGCTGACAAATATGTGTGTGTTCTTGGGATCTGGCAGCATGCCTGCATGAGGGAAGtcaaagcaaataaatgtaTACACGCATCTGCTAAAACAGATAGCCTCAAGATGCAATTTTGACCTCAAGGTGCAATTTTTCAATTGCACCTTGAAAACGTTTCCTATTGCTTTCAAGCATTTGTAGTCTACAGGAAAGTTTGTGCCCCTTGCTTGATGATGAATGAGACTGATGAACTAAATTttgatgatttcatgcattttgatTGGTTGGGGCAGCAGAAAGAGGGGCTCACTCCTCATGCAATAATCACCACTGCACCACAATTTAGGTGACCAGGTTTGTTTGTGCACCTTTTGCTGTATCGAAGCATCCGAAGTAAGCCGCTCTGTAGATGATGATGCCCTGCACCGACACGTTGAACCCGAGGTAAAGACCCTTGAGGCCATCGGTTTTGAAGATCTTGCCAATGCAGTTTCCGAGTCCGGTGAACTCCCTCTCTGCTGTGCCCTTGCCGATGTCGGCGGCCAACCTCGTCCTAGCGAAATCGAGTGGGTAGACGAAGCAGAGCGAAGTGGCCCCAGCCGCGCCGCCCGACGCCAGGTTCCCGGCAAAGTAGCGCCAGAACTGTGTCTTCTGATCCACGCCACCAAGGAAGATCTTCTTGTACTTGTCTTTGAAGGCGAAGTTCAGGGCTTGGGTGGGGAAGTAACGGATCACGTTGGCCAGGTTGCCTCTCCAGAAGGACAGGAAGCCCTGCTCTTTCGGGATTCTAACAACACAGTCAATAATGCCTTTGTACTGCATATCAGCGGTGATCTGTTTGCTGGCATGCTGCACCTACAAGGGAGAAAATCAAGATGCCGCCGTTACGCCTGGCTTGTTTTCAGGAGAAgggtgaagaaaataaatttgtaattttgacctttttatTAAACAACCTTGTTGAACACCCTTCAGCTTGCCAGACATTATCTAGTGATCTGGTTCAGTTTGTCCAGCAGTCTTAAGGCACATCGTAGACACTCGAGACTTCACTGCGTATTGGATTACATCTTTTAGGTTAAATTTAGCAATTCTTTTCCACTGAATATTACTGTCAATGTGCTTTAAGCGAGCGTAAATGAGATTGGAAAACATTGACAGAATATCATGAATAAATGCCTAACTGTTTAATTCTGATCCCGCATCATTTTACCTTCCCACCATCCTTCACACTTGTGCGTAAAACGATCTCCAAGTTGACCCTCACGTGCCCGTTGCCATTACGCACACGCTTATACGAACCTTCCTTGTTCTTAGTTCAACGTCCCTTCTTTTAAAGCAATTTCCTCGTAAATTTCATTTCTTGCTTATCAGCGATCCACAAATTAACACACACTTTACGCACAAAACACTGCATGACCAACAGCTGGCTCAACCCGtttacctgcagcagcagcttgacTCTCTCAATGGGAGCGACAGCTGTTTTGGAGATGGCAGCGGCAATCCCACCGGCCAAAAAGTCCTTCATGAAACTAATCACCGCGTCCGACATGGCTGGTTGATTTCTAGAGCAGTCTCCCTCTCTACTTGGCTGTTCCAAACTTGGCCCAAGATCCTCAAGGAAACCTTACGCCCGTCCAAGTGGACGAGGCACCCCCTCAGCAGTTCTTTATATATGAAGGCCGTTTATCGCGAGACGTTTGAGTGACAGATGTGCAGTCTGTCGAACAGACGAACGAGGCTGAAAAAATATCCGAGGTTGAAGTTCAGGTCGTGCGCCATATTTCTGGATCCAGGGGGGGTCGCCCAGAGCCGGGGACATTTAAAGGGCATATTATGTGTTGGCAGATAAACACTAAATTAAAATTTGGTGTTAATAATGAGAATTCCTCCATAGGTATTCCTCTCAATAACGGTGGAGGAAACCAGGTCATCTCCACTtttcagctgcagcacaacAAGGAAGGTATTAAAGTGCATCTTAAGGAGCATACCTAATTTATTACTTGCTTAAATGTGTGTATGTTGCACACATTTACTGCATGTGCTCTTTGGAGTTCTAATTAGTTCACAGCCTAATTAGTTACAAATCTAGTTACAACAAACATAAGAAAAGTGCTTTGGATGAAGCTGTGCATGAAGATCATCTGTGAAAGCTGAGGTTCACTTTAGAGAAATTGTTCAAGCTGGGagacatttttgaaacagtATATAAAAGGCATAAAATGTATAGCTTTTGATAACTAgtttaacatttctgttaagCTAGTTGTCAATTCAGAATTCACAAGTATTGTTCAAATGATAATGTTATGAAACAGCAGAGAATTGCTTGGAACCAATCGATTCATGTCAAAAAGTATATGTAATCTGTTGGAACTACGAAGTACATAAACAACTAAATATCGTGGAGGTTAGCTATGATCATTTTAATTCTGATCAGGGAATGCACCAAAGAAATTGAGGAAAGTCtgtaattacacacagatggatgatTGTatcctttatttctgttcattttgatgagtttctgattttaaatcagaatttaaatcagaatcagattttaattcagaaacTAGGATATTACACCAGAGGATATTACATCTGAccaataaaaactttataaaacattataaatcaCAAATCAACCACAtacagaaagttttcaaaatttcGTTTTAActtatgatttaaaataaaataaagtgatcATTTTATCCAACCTTGAAAATATGTCTAGAGCTATTAAACAAATAGAACCAATTTTTTCCTGTTGCACTAAACATGCAAGAACCACTAGATGGCGTCAATTGACTATGTgtgtttcttcaaaataaatcaaaaaagaaCTTGAGAAATTGAGGTTACA carries:
- the cfap97 gene encoding cilia- and flagella-associated protein 97 — encoded protein: MYTSSELEGEVDHSFFDSDGDCGRNVGEKREKDLKMKKRISSTLQRESVKHSGHLAVDLHSRTEKTKRHLKEVENKSGNKTDASSISFMQDEPIHEGKDELNLHSKRASGAFMTMLADIPNDGDSQRRNDTRKSALAFPANSNEQLPRKLVKNQHPKNSPPTSNEASTDADSESSVSSQRGILNSSNLSKPTKSFVRRKTRGTRRGSTESQDLPNMSTDESDGSVTDVSPLSSPDSGSLQSLSSEAEKEGHEAQQEPKTLPCGAFSNVHQAVDSNPDVNECSSGLESHLEQKMVLQISGGIVRKNFSFSNSEVRRIDIENKRLLQALSNISSGSRAEKLSKKSTCPPKGSSVTFYAHNAQNRDRQQRRIQQENLVFLKRLQSTKATPGMRRVDQLADHQRLTSMPNYRSYSGGSSRLPCALIRPGPVISSAALINTYTRRTSVPGSSTRSTSSPAWR
- the slc25a4 gene encoding ADP/ATP translocase 1 — encoded protein: MSDAVISFMKDFLAGGIAAAISKTAVAPIERVKLLLQVQHASKQITADMQYKGIIDCVVRIPKEQGFLSFWRGNLANVIRYFPTQALNFAFKDKYKKIFLGGVDQKTQFWRYFAGNLASGGAAGATSLCFVYPLDFARTRLAADIGKGTAEREFTGLGNCIGKIFKTDGLKGLYLGFNVSVQGIIIYRAAYFGCFDTAKGMLPDPKNTHIFVSWMIAQTVTAVAGLVSYPFDTVRRRMMMQSGRKGADIMYKGTIDCWKKILKDEGGRAFFKGAWSNVIRGMGGAFVLVLYDEIKKFTK